A single genomic interval of Xiphophorus couchianus chromosome 2, X_couchianus-1.0, whole genome shotgun sequence harbors:
- the bbs10 gene encoding BBSome complex assembly protein BBS10 isoform X6 yields MCLVECVSEEEISLFTQLSGVTPISDCRRIHPEHIATLTFCKPLLLGAHRYVHLDFHDCEERLKVKPCSLVICAPSEGQADQHACAFQDALRMLLTALEPMHKTQTALKKTIPSEECTSLHTDNISNEAACRVHLHQKCVIETGCVISAGGTFEFLLHHALHQYGHSCSVSVNTSAVSQLLAKALLSVPRQIYSHNLKHFLQAQTRVMALIPRQPNALSTNLIHTEGPLADGKLSLCSCNKGNMSLKLLDLGFESVSCKYQLVLAVLQCLTNLLRMNMLLRTHTILHTKSHNSLNAHSESSEDEDED; encoded by the exons ATGTGCCTTGTGGAGTGTGTCAGTGAAGAAGAAATTTCTCTGTTTACGCAGCTAAGTGGGGTAACACCCATCTCAGACTGCAGGAGGATTCATCCAGAGCATATTGCAACACTGACTTTCTGTAAACCATTACTGCTTGGAGCCCACAG atACGTTCATTTGGACTTCCATGATTGTGAAGAAAGACTCAAAGTTAAACCTTGTAGCCTGGTGATTTGTGCCCCAAGCGAAGGTCAAGCTGATCAGCATGCATGTGCATTTCAAGACGCCCTTCgaatgctactgacagcattggAGCCCATGCACAAGACTCAGACGGCTCTAAAGAAAACCATCCCATCAGAAGAATGCACGTCTTTACATACAGACAATATAAGTAATGAAGCTGCATGCAGAGTGCATCTTCATCAGAAATGTGTGATAGAGACAGGTTGTGTAATATCTGCTGGTGGGACATTTGAGTTTCTGCTGCACCATGCCCTTCATCAATATGGCCACAGTTGCTCAGTTTCTGTTAACACAAGTGCAGTTTCCCAGCTCTTGGCAAAGGCCCTGTTGAGCGTGCCCCGGCAGATTTACTCTCACAATCTAAAACATTTCCTGCAGGCACAAACCAGGGTCATGGCTTTGATTCCAAGACAACCCAATGCCCTCAGCACAAACCTCATACACACTGAAGGTCCTCTTGCAGATGGTAAACTAAGCTTATGCTCTTGTAACAAAggtaacatgtcattaaaacTTTTGGACTTGGGCTTTGAATCCGTCTCTTGTAAGTATCAGCTGGTACTGGCTGTGCTGCAGTGTCTCACAAATCTGCTCCGAATGAACATGTTGCTGAGGACACACACTATATTACACACAAAGTCCCACAATTCCCTGAATGCTCACTCGGAAAGCTCAGAGGACGAGGATGAAGACTAA
- the bbs10 gene encoding BBSome complex assembly protein BBS10 isoform X4, protein MLSNTFQRAKMVPLEQLHLNHVLQTVSALESVILRSFGPEGGQVLFTRDTGQVMLSRSGKRILTALHLDHPLARYVHLDFHDCEERLKVKPCSLVICAPSEGQADQHACAFQDALRMLLTALEPMHKTQTALKKTIPSEECTSLHTDNISNEAACRVHLHQKCVIETGCVISAGGTFEFLLHHALHQYGHSCSVSVNTSAVSQLLAKALLSVPRQIYSHNLKHFLQAQTRVMALIPRQPNALSTNLIHTEGPLADGKLSLCSCNKGNMSLKLLDLGFESVSCKYQLVLAVLQCLTNLLRMNMLLRTHTILHTKSHNSLNAHSESSEDEDED, encoded by the exons CAACACATTCCAGCGTGCAAAGATGGTGCCACTGGAGCAACTCCACCTCAATCACGTCTTACAGACAGTGTCTGCACTGGAGTCCGTCATCCTTCGCAGTTTTGGACCTGAAGGAGGACAGGTGTTGTTCACTAGAGATACAGGACAAGTGATGTTGAGCCGAAGCGGAAAACGCATCCTCACTGCACTACATCTGGATCACCCACTGGCCAG atACGTTCATTTGGACTTCCATGATTGTGAAGAAAGACTCAAAGTTAAACCTTGTAGCCTGGTGATTTGTGCCCCAAGCGAAGGTCAAGCTGATCAGCATGCATGTGCATTTCAAGACGCCCTTCgaatgctactgacagcattggAGCCCATGCACAAGACTCAGACGGCTCTAAAGAAAACCATCCCATCAGAAGAATGCACGTCTTTACATACAGACAATATAAGTAATGAAGCTGCATGCAGAGTGCATCTTCATCAGAAATGTGTGATAGAGACAGGTTGTGTAATATCTGCTGGTGGGACATTTGAGTTTCTGCTGCACCATGCCCTTCATCAATATGGCCACAGTTGCTCAGTTTCTGTTAACACAAGTGCAGTTTCCCAGCTCTTGGCAAAGGCCCTGTTGAGCGTGCCCCGGCAGATTTACTCTCACAATCTAAAACATTTCCTGCAGGCACAAACCAGGGTCATGGCTTTGATTCCAAGACAACCCAATGCCCTCAGCACAAACCTCATACACACTGAAGGTCCTCTTGCAGATGGTAAACTAAGCTTATGCTCTTGTAACAAAggtaacatgtcattaaaacTTTTGGACTTGGGCTTTGAATCCGTCTCTTGTAAGTATCAGCTGGTACTGGCTGTGCTGCAGTGTCTCACAAATCTGCTCCGAATGAACATGTTGCTGAGGACACACACTATATTACACACAAAGTCCCACAATTCCCTGAATGCTCACTCGGAAAGCTCAGAGGACGAGGATGAAGACTAA
- the bbs10 gene encoding BBSome complex assembly protein BBS10 isoform X2 codes for MVPLEQLHLNHVLQTVSALESVILRSFGPEGGQVLFTRDTGQVMLSRSGKRILTALHLDHPLARMVVRCVWKHSTITGDGSKTFVLLLASLLRIIHATASKETHMFQSHNSTKAAEAATARHLADKLLEFALTELDKFIVLNVLPHGFCVSLENFTAKTQHNLSFQTLLVSFFHTRLGYAYCDFFRNLFCELLSHWKVKDDQPSFSIQLLNNSFPALHTQVSGVPVSCSRLIEGQVIHRDFATPCPQVRKQPLKAAVFNGYLQPKLLTTGDVLELRCGDKVTEDSGIVHFSSWTERSVESIIATLQSFGVSVLLCALKQSSAVLAAATQAGMCLVECVSEEEISLFTQLSGVTPISDCRRIHPEHIATLTFCKPLLLGAHRYVHLDFHDCEERLKVKPCSLVICAPSEGQADQHACAFQDALRMLLTALEPMHKTQTALKKTIPSEECTSLHTDNISNEAACRVHLHQKCVIETGCVISAGGTFEFLLHHALHQYGHSCSVSVNTSAVSQLLAKALLSVPRQIYSHNLKHFLQAQTRVMALIPRQPNALSTNLIHTEGPLADGKLSLCSCNKGNMSLKLLDLGFESVSCKYQLVLAVLQCLTNLLRMNMLLRTHTILHTKSHNSLNAHSESSEDEDED; via the exons ATGGTGCCACTGGAGCAACTCCACCTCAATCACGTCTTACAGACAGTGTCTGCACTGGAGTCCGTCATCCTTCGCAGTTTTGGACCTGAAGGAGGACAGGTGTTGTTCACTAGAGATACAGGACAAGTGATGTTGAGCCGAAGCGGAAAACGCATCCTCACTGCACTACATCTGGATCACCCACTGGCCAG GATGGTGGTGAGGTGCGTCTGGAAGCACAGCACAATAACTGGTGATGGATCCAAAACTTTTGTTCTTCTGCTTGCATCATTACTGCGAATAATTCATGCAACAGCCTCTAAGGAGACTCATATGTTTCAGTCTCATAATTCCACAAAAGCAGCAGAAGCTGCCACTGCCAGGCACTTGGCTGACAAACTGCTAGAATTTGCGCTGACTGAGTTGGATAAATTCATTGTGCTGAATGTGCTGCCACATGGATTCTGTGTTTCATTAGAGAATTTCACAGCGAAAACACAACATAATCTCAGTTTTCAAACTCTTCTGGTATCGTTTTTTCACACACGCCTGGGCTATGCGTATTGTGACTTTTTCCGCAACCTCTTCTGTGAACTGCTCAGTCACTGGAAGGTAAAAGACGACCAACCCTCATTCTCCATTCAACTTTTAAATAACAGCTTCCCAGCACTGCATACCCAAGTATCAGGCGTCCCTGTCAGCTGCTCACGTTTGATTGAAGGGCAGGTGATTCACAGAGACTTTGCTACGCCTTGCCCCCAAGTAAGAAAGCAGccacttaaagctgcagttttcaatGGATACCTGCAGCCGAAATTACTCACCACAGGAGATGTACTTGAGTTGCGTTGTGGAGACAAAGTGACAGAGGACAGCGGTATTGTGCACTTTAGCTCTTGGACAGaaaggtcagtggagagcatAATTGCAACTCTGCAGAGTTTTGGTGTCTCTGTCCTTTTGTGTGCACTGAAACAGTCCTCTGCTGTCCTGGCTGCAGCAACACAGGCAGGGATGTGCCTTGTGGAGTGTGTCAGTGAAGAAGAAATTTCTCTGTTTACGCAGCTAAGTGGGGTAACACCCATCTCAGACTGCAGGAGGATTCATCCAGAGCATATTGCAACACTGACTTTCTGTAAACCATTACTGCTTGGAGCCCACAG atACGTTCATTTGGACTTCCATGATTGTGAAGAAAGACTCAAAGTTAAACCTTGTAGCCTGGTGATTTGTGCCCCAAGCGAAGGTCAAGCTGATCAGCATGCATGTGCATTTCAAGACGCCCTTCgaatgctactgacagcattggAGCCCATGCACAAGACTCAGACGGCTCTAAAGAAAACCATCCCATCAGAAGAATGCACGTCTTTACATACAGACAATATAAGTAATGAAGCTGCATGCAGAGTGCATCTTCATCAGAAATGTGTGATAGAGACAGGTTGTGTAATATCTGCTGGTGGGACATTTGAGTTTCTGCTGCACCATGCCCTTCATCAATATGGCCACAGTTGCTCAGTTTCTGTTAACACAAGTGCAGTTTCCCAGCTCTTGGCAAAGGCCCTGTTGAGCGTGCCCCGGCAGATTTACTCTCACAATCTAAAACATTTCCTGCAGGCACAAACCAGGGTCATGGCTTTGATTCCAAGACAACCCAATGCCCTCAGCACAAACCTCATACACACTGAAGGTCCTCTTGCAGATGGTAAACTAAGCTTATGCTCTTGTAACAAAggtaacatgtcattaaaacTTTTGGACTTGGGCTTTGAATCCGTCTCTTGTAAGTATCAGCTGGTACTGGCTGTGCTGCAGTGTCTCACAAATCTGCTCCGAATGAACATGTTGCTGAGGACACACACTATATTACACACAAAGTCCCACAATTCCCTGAATGCTCACTCGGAAAGCTCAGAGGACGAGGATGAAGACTAA
- the bbs10 gene encoding BBSome complex assembly protein BBS10 isoform X1, which produces MLSNTFQRAKMVPLEQLHLNHVLQTVSALESVILRSFGPEGGQVLFTRDTGQVMLSRSGKRILTALHLDHPLARMVVRCVWKHSTITGDGSKTFVLLLASLLRIIHATASKETHMFQSHNSTKAAEAATARHLADKLLEFALTELDKFIVLNVLPHGFCVSLENFTAKTQHNLSFQTLLVSFFHTRLGYAYCDFFRNLFCELLSHWKVKDDQPSFSIQLLNNSFPALHTQVSGVPVSCSRLIEGQVIHRDFATPCPQVRKQPLKAAVFNGYLQPKLLTTGDVLELRCGDKVTEDSGIVHFSSWTERSVESIIATLQSFGVSVLLCALKQSSAVLAAATQAGMCLVECVSEEEISLFTQLSGVTPISDCRRIHPEHIATLTFCKPLLLGAHRYVHLDFHDCEERLKVKPCSLVICAPSEGQADQHACAFQDALRMLLTALEPMHKTQTALKKTIPSEECTSLHTDNISNEAACRVHLHQKCVIETGCVISAGGTFEFLLHHALHQYGHSCSVSVNTSAVSQLLAKALLSVPRQIYSHNLKHFLQAQTRVMALIPRQPNALSTNLIHTEGPLADGKLSLCSCNKGNMSLKLLDLGFESVSCKYQLVLAVLQCLTNLLRMNMLLRTHTILHTKSHNSLNAHSESSEDEDED; this is translated from the exons CAACACATTCCAGCGTGCAAAGATGGTGCCACTGGAGCAACTCCACCTCAATCACGTCTTACAGACAGTGTCTGCACTGGAGTCCGTCATCCTTCGCAGTTTTGGACCTGAAGGAGGACAGGTGTTGTTCACTAGAGATACAGGACAAGTGATGTTGAGCCGAAGCGGAAAACGCATCCTCACTGCACTACATCTGGATCACCCACTGGCCAG GATGGTGGTGAGGTGCGTCTGGAAGCACAGCACAATAACTGGTGATGGATCCAAAACTTTTGTTCTTCTGCTTGCATCATTACTGCGAATAATTCATGCAACAGCCTCTAAGGAGACTCATATGTTTCAGTCTCATAATTCCACAAAAGCAGCAGAAGCTGCCACTGCCAGGCACTTGGCTGACAAACTGCTAGAATTTGCGCTGACTGAGTTGGATAAATTCATTGTGCTGAATGTGCTGCCACATGGATTCTGTGTTTCATTAGAGAATTTCACAGCGAAAACACAACATAATCTCAGTTTTCAAACTCTTCTGGTATCGTTTTTTCACACACGCCTGGGCTATGCGTATTGTGACTTTTTCCGCAACCTCTTCTGTGAACTGCTCAGTCACTGGAAGGTAAAAGACGACCAACCCTCATTCTCCATTCAACTTTTAAATAACAGCTTCCCAGCACTGCATACCCAAGTATCAGGCGTCCCTGTCAGCTGCTCACGTTTGATTGAAGGGCAGGTGATTCACAGAGACTTTGCTACGCCTTGCCCCCAAGTAAGAAAGCAGccacttaaagctgcagttttcaatGGATACCTGCAGCCGAAATTACTCACCACAGGAGATGTACTTGAGTTGCGTTGTGGAGACAAAGTGACAGAGGACAGCGGTATTGTGCACTTTAGCTCTTGGACAGaaaggtcagtggagagcatAATTGCAACTCTGCAGAGTTTTGGTGTCTCTGTCCTTTTGTGTGCACTGAAACAGTCCTCTGCTGTCCTGGCTGCAGCAACACAGGCAGGGATGTGCCTTGTGGAGTGTGTCAGTGAAGAAGAAATTTCTCTGTTTACGCAGCTAAGTGGGGTAACACCCATCTCAGACTGCAGGAGGATTCATCCAGAGCATATTGCAACACTGACTTTCTGTAAACCATTACTGCTTGGAGCCCACAG atACGTTCATTTGGACTTCCATGATTGTGAAGAAAGACTCAAAGTTAAACCTTGTAGCCTGGTGATTTGTGCCCCAAGCGAAGGTCAAGCTGATCAGCATGCATGTGCATTTCAAGACGCCCTTCgaatgctactgacagcattggAGCCCATGCACAAGACTCAGACGGCTCTAAAGAAAACCATCCCATCAGAAGAATGCACGTCTTTACATACAGACAATATAAGTAATGAAGCTGCATGCAGAGTGCATCTTCATCAGAAATGTGTGATAGAGACAGGTTGTGTAATATCTGCTGGTGGGACATTTGAGTTTCTGCTGCACCATGCCCTTCATCAATATGGCCACAGTTGCTCAGTTTCTGTTAACACAAGTGCAGTTTCCCAGCTCTTGGCAAAGGCCCTGTTGAGCGTGCCCCGGCAGATTTACTCTCACAATCTAAAACATTTCCTGCAGGCACAAACCAGGGTCATGGCTTTGATTCCAAGACAACCCAATGCCCTCAGCACAAACCTCATACACACTGAAGGTCCTCTTGCAGATGGTAAACTAAGCTTATGCTCTTGTAACAAAggtaacatgtcattaaaacTTTTGGACTTGGGCTTTGAATCCGTCTCTTGTAAGTATCAGCTGGTACTGGCTGTGCTGCAGTGTCTCACAAATCTGCTCCGAATGAACATGTTGCTGAGGACACACACTATATTACACACAAAGTCCCACAATTCCCTGAATGCTCACTCGGAAAGCTCAGAGGACGAGGATGAAGACTAA
- the bbs10 gene encoding BBSome complex assembly protein BBS10 isoform X8: MLSNTFQRAKMVPLEQLHLNHVLQTVSALESVILRSFGPEGGQVLFTRDTGQVMLSRSGKRILTALHLDHPLARMVVRCVWKHSTITDTFIWTSMIVKKDSKLNLVAW; the protein is encoded by the exons CAACACATTCCAGCGTGCAAAGATGGTGCCACTGGAGCAACTCCACCTCAATCACGTCTTACAGACAGTGTCTGCACTGGAGTCCGTCATCCTTCGCAGTTTTGGACCTGAAGGAGGACAGGTGTTGTTCACTAGAGATACAGGACAAGTGATGTTGAGCCGAAGCGGAAAACGCATCCTCACTGCACTACATCTGGATCACCCACTGGCCAG GATGGTGGTGAGGTGCGTCTGGAAGCACAGCACAATAACTG atACGTTCATTTGGACTTCCATGATTGTGAAGAAAGACTCAAAGTTAAACCTTGTAGCCTGGTGA
- the bbs10 gene encoding BBSome complex assembly protein BBS10 isoform X3 — MLSNTFQRAKMVPLEQLHLNHVLQTVSALESVILRSFGPEGGQVLFTRDTGQVMLSRSGKRILTALHLDHPLARMVVRCVWKHSTITGDGSKTFVLLLASLLRIIHATASKETHMFQSHNSTKAAEAATARHLADKLLEFALTELDKFIVLNVLPHGFCVSLENFTAKTQHNLSFQTLLVSFFHTRLGYAYCDFFRNLFCELLSHWKVKDDQPSFSIQLLNNSFPALHTQVSGVPVSCSRLIEGQVIHRDFATPCPQVRKQPLKAAVFNGYLQPKLLTTGDVLELRCGDKVTEDSGIVHFSSWTERSVESIIATLQSFGVSVLLCALKQSSAVLAAATQAGMCLVECVSEEEISLFTQLSGVTPISDCRRIHPEHIATLTFCKPLLLGAHRFGLMMKNVSLLQGTQEADR, encoded by the exons CAACACATTCCAGCGTGCAAAGATGGTGCCACTGGAGCAACTCCACCTCAATCACGTCTTACAGACAGTGTCTGCACTGGAGTCCGTCATCCTTCGCAGTTTTGGACCTGAAGGAGGACAGGTGTTGTTCACTAGAGATACAGGACAAGTGATGTTGAGCCGAAGCGGAAAACGCATCCTCACTGCACTACATCTGGATCACCCACTGGCCAG GATGGTGGTGAGGTGCGTCTGGAAGCACAGCACAATAACTGGTGATGGATCCAAAACTTTTGTTCTTCTGCTTGCATCATTACTGCGAATAATTCATGCAACAGCCTCTAAGGAGACTCATATGTTTCAGTCTCATAATTCCACAAAAGCAGCAGAAGCTGCCACTGCCAGGCACTTGGCTGACAAACTGCTAGAATTTGCGCTGACTGAGTTGGATAAATTCATTGTGCTGAATGTGCTGCCACATGGATTCTGTGTTTCATTAGAGAATTTCACAGCGAAAACACAACATAATCTCAGTTTTCAAACTCTTCTGGTATCGTTTTTTCACACACGCCTGGGCTATGCGTATTGTGACTTTTTCCGCAACCTCTTCTGTGAACTGCTCAGTCACTGGAAGGTAAAAGACGACCAACCCTCATTCTCCATTCAACTTTTAAATAACAGCTTCCCAGCACTGCATACCCAAGTATCAGGCGTCCCTGTCAGCTGCTCACGTTTGATTGAAGGGCAGGTGATTCACAGAGACTTTGCTACGCCTTGCCCCCAAGTAAGAAAGCAGccacttaaagctgcagttttcaatGGATACCTGCAGCCGAAATTACTCACCACAGGAGATGTACTTGAGTTGCGTTGTGGAGACAAAGTGACAGAGGACAGCGGTATTGTGCACTTTAGCTCTTGGACAGaaaggtcagtggagagcatAATTGCAACTCTGCAGAGTTTTGGTGTCTCTGTCCTTTTGTGTGCACTGAAACAGTCCTCTGCTGTCCTGGCTGCAGCAACACAGGCAGGGATGTGCCTTGTGGAGTGTGTCAGTGAAGAAGAAATTTCTCTGTTTACGCAGCTAAGTGGGGTAACACCCATCTCAGACTGCAGGAGGATTCATCCAGAGCATATTGCAACACTGACTTTCTGTAAACCATTACTGCTTGGAGCCCACAG AtttggcttgatgatgaagaatgTGTCCCTTCTTCAGGGGACACAGGAGGCTGATCGATGA
- the bbs10 gene encoding BBSome complex assembly protein BBS10 isoform X7, which produces MLSNTFQRAKMVPLEQLHLNHVLQTVSALESVILRSFGPEGGQVLFTRDTGQVMLSRSGKRILTALHLDHPLARMVVRCVWKHSTITGDGSKTFVLLLASLLRIIHATASKETHMFQSHNSTKAAEAATARHLADKLLEFALTELDKFIVLNVLPHGFCVSLENFTAKTQHNLSFQTLLVSFFHTRLGYAYCDFFRNLFCELLSHWKVKDDQPSFSIQLLNNSFPALHTQVSGVPVSCSRLIEGQVIHRDFATPCPQVRKQPLKAAVFNGYLQPKLLTTGDVLELRCGDKVTEDSGIVHFSSWTES; this is translated from the exons CAACACATTCCAGCGTGCAAAGATGGTGCCACTGGAGCAACTCCACCTCAATCACGTCTTACAGACAGTGTCTGCACTGGAGTCCGTCATCCTTCGCAGTTTTGGACCTGAAGGAGGACAGGTGTTGTTCACTAGAGATACAGGACAAGTGATGTTGAGCCGAAGCGGAAAACGCATCCTCACTGCACTACATCTGGATCACCCACTGGCCAG GATGGTGGTGAGGTGCGTCTGGAAGCACAGCACAATAACTGGTGATGGATCCAAAACTTTTGTTCTTCTGCTTGCATCATTACTGCGAATAATTCATGCAACAGCCTCTAAGGAGACTCATATGTTTCAGTCTCATAATTCCACAAAAGCAGCAGAAGCTGCCACTGCCAGGCACTTGGCTGACAAACTGCTAGAATTTGCGCTGACTGAGTTGGATAAATTCATTGTGCTGAATGTGCTGCCACATGGATTCTGTGTTTCATTAGAGAATTTCACAGCGAAAACACAACATAATCTCAGTTTTCAAACTCTTCTGGTATCGTTTTTTCACACACGCCTGGGCTATGCGTATTGTGACTTTTTCCGCAACCTCTTCTGTGAACTGCTCAGTCACTGGAAGGTAAAAGACGACCAACCCTCATTCTCCATTCAACTTTTAAATAACAGCTTCCCAGCACTGCATACCCAAGTATCAGGCGTCCCTGTCAGCTGCTCACGTTTGATTGAAGGGCAGGTGATTCACAGAGACTTTGCTACGCCTTGCCCCCAAGTAAGAAAGCAGccacttaaagctgcagttttcaatGGATACCTGCAGCCGAAATTACTCACCACAGGAGATGTACTTGAGTTGCGTTGTGGAGACAAAGTGACAGAGGACAGCGGTATTGTGCACTTTAGCTCTTGGACAGaaag CTAA
- the bbs10 gene encoding BBSome complex assembly protein BBS10 isoform X5: MLSNTFQRAKMVPLEQLHLNHVLQTVSALESVILRSFGPEGGQVLFTRDTGQVMLSRSGKRILTALHLDHPLARMVVRCVWKHSTITGDGSKTFVLLLASLLRIIHATASKETHMFQSHNSTKAAEAATARHLADKLLEFALTELDKFIVLNVLPHGFCVSLENFTAKTQHNLSFQTLLVSFFHTRLGYAYCDFFRNLFCELLSHWKVKDDQPSFSIQLLNNSFPALHTQVSGVPVSCSRLIEGQVIHRDFATPCPQVRKQPLKAAVFNGYLQPKLLTTGDVLELRCGDKVTEDSGIVHFSSWTESNTGRDVPCGVCQ, encoded by the exons CAACACATTCCAGCGTGCAAAGATGGTGCCACTGGAGCAACTCCACCTCAATCACGTCTTACAGACAGTGTCTGCACTGGAGTCCGTCATCCTTCGCAGTTTTGGACCTGAAGGAGGACAGGTGTTGTTCACTAGAGATACAGGACAAGTGATGTTGAGCCGAAGCGGAAAACGCATCCTCACTGCACTACATCTGGATCACCCACTGGCCAG GATGGTGGTGAGGTGCGTCTGGAAGCACAGCACAATAACTGGTGATGGATCCAAAACTTTTGTTCTTCTGCTTGCATCATTACTGCGAATAATTCATGCAACAGCCTCTAAGGAGACTCATATGTTTCAGTCTCATAATTCCACAAAAGCAGCAGAAGCTGCCACTGCCAGGCACTTGGCTGACAAACTGCTAGAATTTGCGCTGACTGAGTTGGATAAATTCATTGTGCTGAATGTGCTGCCACATGGATTCTGTGTTTCATTAGAGAATTTCACAGCGAAAACACAACATAATCTCAGTTTTCAAACTCTTCTGGTATCGTTTTTTCACACACGCCTGGGCTATGCGTATTGTGACTTTTTCCGCAACCTCTTCTGTGAACTGCTCAGTCACTGGAAGGTAAAAGACGACCAACCCTCATTCTCCATTCAACTTTTAAATAACAGCTTCCCAGCACTGCATACCCAAGTATCAGGCGTCCCTGTCAGCTGCTCACGTTTGATTGAAGGGCAGGTGATTCACAGAGACTTTGCTACGCCTTGCCCCCAAGTAAGAAAGCAGccacttaaagctgcagttttcaatGGATACCTGCAGCCGAAATTACTCACCACAGGAGATGTACTTGAGTTGCGTTGTGGAGACAAAGTGACAGAGGACAGCGGTATTGTGCACTTTAGCTCTTGGACAGaaag CAACACAGGCAGGGATGTGCCTTGTGGAGTGTGTCAGTGA